gtgcagattcgctgtgtagccacgcccatcactaggtcttattttcggggtagggcttacattgtgcaagtgcttagaaatcctgctagggcttattttatgggtaggtaggtcttattttcggggaaacacggtactaagTAGAAGCAGCTGAAAAGGCTGCATAGCTGTGAGTCCAGccatgtgacattctggaaaatggGAACGACTGCAGCCCAGTCCAAGGTCAGGGGTTGCCTGGGATTGAGGGGAAGGGGGTAGGAGGAGGTGGACACAGAGTACGTTTAGGGCAGGAAAGGACTCTGTGTGGTACTGGAATGGTGGATCCACTTCGTTACACAgctgtccaaacccacagaacaTACAAGGCCAGAGAGAGCCTGAATACAAACTGCAGGATGGGGAGCTATTGATGTGTCAACCTGGGCTCACACATTGTAACAAAGAACCAGTCTGGTGCCCGATGTTGATACTTGGGAAGGCTAAGCCGGTTTGGGGCAGGGAGTATGCGGGAGAAATGCATTTAAGGTGTCATTGACAAGTGATCAGTTTCCGTAATCTGTAAAGAACTTCAACAAAGCGACAGCAGAGAAGGAACCCCCGGTTTTCACACCAGGACAGCACCCAGCCCCGGGTTCTGCGAAGGGACGGCTCCCTGGGGTGGACGCTCCCTGCAGACCCCAGGCGGAGCGCgagtccccccagcccccagggagcAGACTTCCCGGAGGGCTCCTGCCCCCTGCGCTGCACGTGGCCCCACTTGGGGCAGTCGGTGACTCAGCACTTTCTCTtcctggaaactgaggctcatgggAGATATGCAGATGAGCCCAGGGCACCATGGGAAACGGCCTTATATATGCCCAGGCGGCTGCGGCTCCCCCTTTCCCTGGTGCCCGCGGGAGCTGAGGCGCCAGTGTGGGTGAGGGGCTCCCAGGGAGGCGTCTGGGGCCCGGCCTGGCTCTGGGCGAAGGGTTGGGAGGCCTGAGCGCCACAGTGGACCCCCTGGTGCCTCGGGccagctgtgggggtggggctgggaagagTTTCCCTCAGGTTGTGTTGGGTTCCCTCGGGGTCTGTTGGGTTCTGTCCGGTTCCAGCAGGTTCTGTCAGGTTCTTGGGCTCCCTCAGGATCTGTCAGGTTCTGTTGGGTTCCTTTGGGTCTGTCAGGTTTCAGCAGGTGCTGTTGGACTCCCTCAGGGTCTGTTGGGTTCTGTCAGGTTCTGTGGGCTCCCTTAGGGTCTGTCATTTCTGTTGGGTTCCAGCAGGTTCTGTCAGGTTCTGTTGGGTTCCTTTGGGTCTGTCAGGTTTCAGCAGGTGCTGTCGGACTCCCTCAGGGTCTGTCAGGTTCTGTCAGCTTCTGTCAGGCTCCCTTAGGGTCTGTCAGGTTCTGTCAGGTTCCAGCCGGTTCTGTTGGGCTCCTTCAGGTTCTGCCGGATTCCAGCAGGTTCTGTAGGGCTGCCTTGGGGTCTGTTGGTTTCTAGCAGTTTCTGTCAGGCTCCCTCAGGGACTGTCAGACCAGGCTGGTGGGGAGGTAGGGGTTGGGCTGACGAGCCCGGGGCAGGCTGGTGGGAGATGGTGGGGGGCTGAGGGACCCCAGCCCCAGCGCAGTTCAAGCTGCGCAGGATCCTCACGGGGCGTCTGaaccccacaccccccaccctgCTGAGCCAGCACGACCCACTCCCCCCTACTGCTGGGGACCCTAACCCCCCTCCCTTTGCCTTTGCAGCTCCCAGAGCCTAGAGCCATTGCAGAAACTGAAGAAACTTCCAGAAGTTCAGACTTCCCCACCTCTGCAGGTCCCCACTGAGCTGGACCCAGTACATCCACCCCACCCCAAGTGCCTGGACAAAAAGCCTCgttctctgcttccttctctttctcctccgcttttccctcctgctccccatccctgtcagccctgcccccagcatctcgctggccccagccctgtggccagACTTCCTGCACCCCCAGCAAGCCCTGCTCTTGCCGTCCACCCCGCTAGGAGGAGGCGACGGCCTGGCCATGTGCCCCCCAGTCAGCGTGCGGTATGGGGGGGAGGGCATGTCCTACCTCCACGCCTCCTGGCTGTATCAGCTGCGACACGGAGACCCGCTCAGGCTGTGCTTCGCTTGCTTCAAGGCTGCCTTTTTGGACCTTAAAGACTCGCTGGAGGCGGAAGACTGGGAAGATGAGGACTGGGACCCTGAGCTGATGGAGCACACTGAGGCAGGGGCTGAGCAGGAGGGGGCCTCAGGGACGGGGCCAAGTTgggagcagggcccagggcagcCTGTGCCGGGGGTCTCTCAGGCCTTAGGGCAGGGCACCCTGGCATCAGGCCCACAGGGGACAGAAGAGGTCAGCCTGGACCATCACTTTGTGCCCACTGACTTGCAGCCTCACGACGCAGtgcccctgggcctgggccccgAGGACGCTGACTGGACCCAGGCCCTTCCCTGGAGACTTGGGGAGCTTCCTGCCTGCTCACACTGGCCCAGCTCCTCTCCTTCATGGCAGGGGTTTCTCAGAGTGGACCTGCCCCCAGGGGAGCCCATGGTGTTGGAGCTGAGCACCAGCCGGGCGGTGAACCCTGCCGAGACTGAGGCCTGGTTACTGGGCCTGCAGGTTGTCTCCATAGTGGGCTGCTATGATGCCATCTACCTCCGGAAGATGACTCCACGCTGGGCCCTGAGGTCCCCAGAGCAGCACTGGAAAGTGTTGCTGGAGCCTGAGGAGGTGTGGGTGGTAAGACTCCAAGATGCACCCCAGGAGCCGGACCTGCACCGGTGGAAGCTGAGCATTCTGGAAACCTCTGGACACAGTGCAGAGCTGGTTCCCGCAGACACAGCCCTGCTCATGAGGGGATTCACCATTGTCTCATATTCACCCTGGAACAAAAGGGAGACAGAAGAGGGAGACTCAACAGCTGAGCCTCAGTCCTCCACCTAAGGACAGGAACCCAGCACCACTGACACCCACAGCAGGGGACTTGGGGATAGCCCTGCTGTCTTGGGAGTCTCAGCCCGGGGGTAGCTGTCCTGTTTCTAGCCCCTCAATCCAGGACCCCAGAACTGAAGGACTGAGGTCCAACTGGCCACCATTGTCCTGGCTGCCCCAGGACATTAGATACCGGGAAGGGTAAGCAATTGCCCTTCCTCAACAGCTAGGGGAGCAACTAGCAAAGCAATGGGCAACCTTCACTGGCCGAACAGCGATGATCAGACTTCAGGGCTGGGAGATGAGGCCAACACAGCCTCAGAGGGGACTGTCACAAGTATTCATAATCTGGGATAAGTCCTTATCAGTTTATTGTCACAGTTTGGAACATGATGCTGACTCAGAGAGGCTGGCCCGAATGGTTGCTGTCCTATGTGTGACGTTGGGCCAGGGTGCAGAGCCGTGCACCTACCCTACCCTGGCCTGGACACTGCTTATGCGACACATACACATAGAACACATCAGAATCTCTGTTGTGGTTGGACACATTCTTGACTTTGTGTGGAGACTCAGGGTGCAAAAAGACCCTGTCAGCAGTACTGGGGTCCCTGGTATCAAATGTTGGCTATTAATGCAATTTAACTGTCTAATTCCTGTTGTTTTGtatgttgtttttaattaaataaagtcATAAAAGGTTTGCATCAAGCCCATGTGCAGAATCATTGCCCAGCAAGTCCTTGCTGATTGTCCTTATCCTGTGTCCTCTCAGTGTCTGGCGTGGGCCACCTTTGCTGCCTTAAATCCCATCCGATGGTGGAAGCAGGGGACAGATGGCAGTTCTAGTCAGTTTTCTGGCTCACTGTGGGAATTTGTTTCACAGGTGTTTATCAATCACTACAAAAACAAGTATGAATATACATGATTAAAAAGACccacattttaaacaataatgaGTGCGTCATCAAATAGAGactttaatgtaaatatttgccccagaattaaaaaagaaacccacAGGTCAGACCACGTGGAAAGGATGCTCATATTCACGAGACAGGTGGGGGCGGTGAAGAGAGCCCCTAGGAAAAGACCTGAGGAACAAGGGCTCTGCCCCTTTCGGTTTTGGCTgctgcctgggcccctcccttGGTCTTAGGGTTGGAGCACCTCACTTGACGTTAGACATGGGGGGGCAGGTAATGGTCCttcaggaaggggctggggtcCCTGATCTCCTTGTCTCATGGGGAGACAGAAGGGAGAGGTAAGGACAGGCATGCTGAGGGGAGAGAGCCCCCACACTATTACCTGGACACAGGGTTAGGGATGTGAGCACATGAGCTTTGGCTATACTGCTTGCAGGAGAAGTCTGGAGCTCCTGGGGTTCTGCCCTCTCTCCAGCATCAACTTCCACCCTTGCAATCCCCAGAAGGGTTCTCCAGGGCTCTGCGTCTATCCTCCTCACTCAGGACACGGGTTTTGTGGGTCCTGAGCAGGGGCCTCCTTTGAGTAGCCTCACGGGACCAGGCAGGCTGCAGTGTTGGAACCCACCGCCAGCTAGAGACCTGAGCAGGGACCCTAGAGCCCTGCTCCACCTCCCTTCTCACCCATCGGGGGGGACAGGCCATCACTCCCACTTCACGTCTGTGGGCGAGGAAGGACTTCGAGCTCTGTCAGAAAGGAAAGGTGCATTGCTCCTCCTGTCGGGGTGATCTGCCGTGACGAAGGTCCTGAAGACTACTTGCCAGGGTGTGGCCTCCCTGGAGGCCAACGGCGCAGCCACTGTCGCCAGGATTCCTGTAAGGGGACAGGAGCCTtgggaggacagggcagggcgGTGTCACAACATGACAGTCCCACTGCATCAGACATGCTCCAGCTGCAAAGCGGTCACTGGCCCCGAAGTGGTCCATGTTGCCCCTGCAACTGCTGCTGGGACCACAGACGGGGAGACGGAGTGAGGGTCCCCAGAACACGTGGGCTTCTCTCAGGACAGACTCAGACTCTCATGACCTCTCTGGGTCAGGGGAAGGAGCCTGGGGCTTGGTGGATACTCTGTGTCTCCTGTGAGAGGCATGCTGCAGCCATTCTGAGTCCAGGAGGGTGGCTATGGATGGCTCACTGCCCCTCGGCTTCCAGCTGGGTGAGAGGAGAGCCGGGCACCTCCAGGCCCAGCTTCGACTCCATGGGGCCAGGCTGGACGGTGGCGGGGGGGCTCCTTCCAAGGCCGCACCCGGCCCAGCAGCCCCTCCTGCAGCCGCAGCCCACTTTGGGTGCCCAGAAACTCACCCACCCCTTGTCCCCTCCACTTGGGCAGTGGCAACCACTGCCCTTCCCTCAGCCTCGGTGTTCAACCACATTGAACCCTCCAGGGCTTCTCCACCAGGACAGccaaggggtggggagagggggagctAGTGCTCTTTCTCCCTGTGGGGCACTTGAGGCGCTTCAGAGAACATTCTGTCCGCTCAGCCCTCCAGCCTGACCAGTACCCTCTGCCCTgtcctgcctccccgcccccagcacaATCCCTGCAGTACGTGCTCCTCAAACCTCCTCTTTGGGACATGCCACCTGGACCCTGACCACACAGGGATGGTGGTGCCCACGGGGCTCCAGGGACCATGAGAAGAGAGCAGAGTCCCTGGAGGGGGCTGTGTGGCCCAGCACCCGTGAGAGGGACCCTGGACGGTGAGAACAGCCTCAGGACGAGTGCAGAGAGGGTGGCAGGCCCCGGGGGAAACCGTGGGGTCACAGAGAGGCACTAGGAAGCCCGGCACGCGGGACCTGACCACGCACCCTTCCACAGGAGGGGCTGCAGCGTCACCCCCCAGAGTCCCCCTGGGCGCTTACCTGGCCCAGACACAGGTGGGGACCCCCGTGTCCAGCTGAGGGTGATGGACAGTGGGCACCACACCTACCTGCGAGAGTCCAGGGTGAGGCTGGGGGCCCTGCTGCCCCCCAGTGCCATCTCTGTGGCTTTGGCCACCGTGATCCTGCCAGCGTGAAGAGCTTTGAAGACCCTGAGGGACGGGGATCagctgggccaggccaggcctggggaggtCGCAGGCAGCCACAGTCTGGGGATGAACCCCCTGACCGTATGGTGTGGTCTGACTTGGCTCTTCCTCCAGACCCACCTCAGTGGGCGACTCTGGCTCGTCCCCCGTCCTCCTTTCTAAGAACCTGTCCGGGGTTTAGGGGTGTCCAGGACCCTTGGAGGGCGAGCGCTGAGCCTTATCCCACTCGGGTCCCACGACCTCCAGCGCTCCCCGCTTCTTCTAGGCGCCAAGGCCCTGgcaccgccccctccccagcgcCCTCCCTCGCTCCGCCCCCGgcgtccccccaccccaagctccGGTGTCTCCCCTCGGTCCCCCCAGGGCCGTCCTCCCCTCCCGCCACGGGGGCGGCGCTGCCCGGGGTTATTAATATCCTGGCGCTGGCGCGGGGCTAGGGCGCATTCCCAGCTGGCGGCCGGGCCAGGCAGGTGGCGGCGGCGCGGGGACTGTGCGCGCGGACAGAgcgcgcggcgggcgggcggcacCCTTCGCCGTGGGCCTGGGCAGCCGAGGCATCCGTGGAGCCCCTCACACCCACTCCGCGACACCGGGCACGGGGAGCCCTTGGGAAAGTTCCCGGCGGCCCCGGGCCCCACTTCGCGCGGAGTTTGGAGACCGGTGCGTGGCGGCCGCCGCCTGGCCCCAGGAGCGAGAGGACGCCAGCGGCGAGGTGACCGCTCCTACCTGACGGCTCCGTGGCGGAGGGGCAGGTGGGTCCGTGGCGGGTGGTTAGGGGCGAGCGCTGCGTGCGGGTGCCAGTGCGTGGTGCTGGGTACCCCGGAGCCCTCTGCGCGCCCCTGGGCTGGGCGACCCAACGCAGCCACAGCCGGtgcgctctgggaggctgcaAGGGCGCCTGTCCCGGCGCCAGGTCTCCAGACCTGGCGAGGAGGCGACATGCCTGTGCGCCCCAGGCGCGCCCACGGCTGCGCTTGGCTTCACAGCGGGACCCCGCTTGGCTCTGCCCTCGGGGCCAGCGTGGCGGCCCCGCCTTCCGTGGTGAAACTTTCCCTGCCTCCCGCAGCCCCCCCTAACCCCGTGCCCCGACGCGGGAGCGCGTCCTTAGCAGTCGCTCCTCGCTCCTCGGTTGTGGCCAGACCTGAGGGTGGGTGCTCCccgcagggagggcagaggaggggcgtGGGGGGGGGCAGGCTGCCCCCAGAGGGCTCCAGAACATGCCTGAGCACGGGGCGGGGTGTGGGGCCATGGGCAGATGGAgcgggggttgggggtggtggcCCTGCCTGTGGGAAAGGGCACCCCAGCTCCCCGAGCCAGGCCAGAGGCTGGGCTGGTCGGGGCCAGGGCCTGGCCTGAGTCTCACACGCCTGGGTCTGCCCGGGTCCCCCCTGCAGGAGGTTCCCAGAGATCATGCGGAGTGGGATGGTCCCCAATTTATCCTTGTTAATGTCAACATCGATGTGTGGAAGGACGGAGCCTAGAGCCCTTCTCGTGACCGGATCTGGGGGAGGACGGGCCATACCAGGGACTTGTCCTGTTGGTTTAGATGATTCCACGTTTTAGGCCCTTTTTTCTTACGAGGGTAACCTACACACAGCAAGCGTGGCTCTGAAGTGTGGAGCTACGAGAGTTTTTGCATGCGTCTGCCCTGCGTgaccaccacccagatcaaggCACATTTCCACCTGCCTTGGCCCATACCAGGTGACACCCCGCCCCGGCCCAGCTGCTACTGTGACCTGCACGGCATAAACGCTTTTGCCTGTAACTCAGCTTCACGCCAGCGGAACCATGCAGTGTTCTTTTGCGGGAAGTCTTGGGCTCAGCACAGCCTGTGCGAGTTCCACCCCGGCTGCTCTCTGCAGGGGTAATGCCACCCTCTTCCTGGCTGTGCAGCGCTTTATGGGGATGTCGGTTGCTTATCCACTCCgtgttgatggacatctgggttgtttccggCTCCTCCTGAGCAAAAAGCTGTTGTGAACATTCTCACTCTTGTCTTTTTGGGGACATTTGCAGTTGTTTATCTTGGGTGCGAAGCAAATAGTGCTGattatcttccaaagtggctgcgtCCGGCTGCACCCCCACAAGGGTGAAGGGGAGCTGTGGGGAGTCCTCTGTGCCCTCCCAGCCTGCTCCCTTTCCCACTCCCACCTGAGTGGGCACCAGCTGGTGTTTCCCTGTGGTTCGCATTTACCCCTCTCTGCCTGTTGGCCATCGGTAGGTCCTTTCTGAGAAGTTCCTGTTTAAGTTCTTTGTCTTTTCCCCCCTTCAGATGGGTTGTCTTTTCTGTACTGATTTGTGGTTCTTTCACGTATTTCGATTATGAGTTTTCTTTGTCTGATGTGTTTTCTGATGATCTTCTCTTAGCCCATTGGCTatgactttattttcttagtaaagctcttaattttgatgaggtccacTAGACGAGTcttttattgcaaatatttcttgTTCATTTTACAGAAATCTTTTCCTACCCAAAGTCCTGCCGATATTCTCCTGTTCTCTTCCAGAAGCTTGATCTGTCGGTCAGTGTAATCCACATGTGGGTTTggcatctctcttttttttttgtttgtttgtttttttttttttgagacagagtctcgctttgttgtccaggctagagtgagtgccgtggcgtcagcctagctcacagcaacctcacactcctgggctcgagcgatccttctgcctcagcctcccgagtagctgggactacaggcatgcgccaccatgcccggctaattttttatatacatatcagttggccaattaatttctttctatttatagtagagacggggtctcgatcttgctcaggctggttttgaactcctgaccttgagcaatccgcccgcctcggcctcccagagagctaggattacaggccgtgagccaccgcgcccggccttggcaTCTCTCTTGAATTTTCGTTGtgtgtggggtgagggagggaccAAGGCTCATTTTCCCCGCATGATAAGTGGAGATTACAGAGGCCTTCCCCGATTTGCCTCATGTATTTTTCGATTTGGACTTTTAAAGTCACCagctcttggccgggcgcggtggctcactcctgtggattccagcactctgggaggccatggcaggaggattgcttgaggtcaggagttcaggaccagcctgaacaagagcaagaccccatctctactaaaaatagaaaaaattagctgggcgcagtggctcgcgcctgtagtcccagctacttgggaggccaaggcgggaggatcgcttgagcccgggaatgtgaggctgcagtgagctgtgatcacgccactgcactctagccagggagatGGAGCgaatctctgtctcaaaaaacaaaagaaagtcaGCAGCTATTACTTTTGCCATCTGAAGAAAACATACTTTGTAGGCCGGAcatcgtggctcacgcctgtaatcctagcactctgggaggcctaggtgggcagattcgctcaaggtcaagagtttgaaaccagccggagcaagagtgagaccccatctctactaaaaatagaaagaaattagctggacaactaaaaatatatagaaaaaagtagccgggcatggtggcacatgcctgtagtcccagctactcaggaggccgaggcaggaggatcacttgagcccaggagttggaagttgctgtgagctaggctgacgccacagcactctagcccaagcagcggagtgagactctgtctcagaaaataaaaagaaaaaagaaaacatactttgtAAAAGCACAAGTGAAATACAGTGAGAGAAAGGACTCTGGGGTCAGACCGCCTGCCGGTTCCCAGACAAGAAAATGGGCCTGGCAGGTGCATGGTGGGCCGGCCGAGCCCAGTACCCCGGGCTCTGAGCCCTGCCAGCCTCCACCCAGGGGCTGCCTTCCTATGCTCGGGTTTCAGAAAAGCCCAGCCAACCCCAGAGGCCTCTATACTTGCACTGAGGCTTGCAGTGAGGGTCCTGGGGTGTGTGCTGGGGGTCAGCTGGTCCGAGTGGCTCTTGGGCCCTCCTGGATGCTGGCATCTTCTCCAGGGTCCCCAAGGACGAGAAGTCGGGAGCCCCCACCCCTCGGCAGCCTGTGGCAGCTGTGCCCGTCACAGCAGTGGCCTGGTGGGGGTGGCCGGGCTCCCTGACGTGCGTCTCTGACGGGCATCTTCTCCACAGGGCGAGCCGGGTGCCCGCagatgcccccacccccaggagcagcccagcccagcctgagcCCAGCGTGAAGGAGGGGCCCAGATGGCGCTGAGCCCCGCGTCTGCAAGTGGGGTCCCCGTGCTGCCTGCCACAGACAGCTCTGTGCCTGAGCCGCCCAGCGCCCCCAACGCGTCCCTCAACGGCTCGTGGGCCAGCCCCTCAGAGCCCAGCGCCCTGGAGGACCTGGTGGCCACGGGAGCCATCGGGGCGGTGCTGTCGGCCATGGGCGTGGTGGGCGTGGTGGGCAACGCCTACACGCTGGTGCTCATGTGCCGCTCGCTGCGGGCCTCGGCCTCCCTGTACGTCTACGTGGTCAACCTGGCGCTAGCCGACCTGCTCTACCTGCTCAGCATCCCCTTCGTGGTGGCCACGTACGTCACCAAGGACTGGCACTTCGGGGACGTGGGCTGCCGCGTCCTCTTCAGCCTGGACTTCCTGACCATGCACGCCAGCATCTTCACGCTGACCGTCATGAGCAGCGAGCGCTGTGCCGCGGTGCGGAGGCCGCTGGACGCGGCGCGGCGCTCCCAGGGCTGCCGCAAGCTCCTGGCGCTGGGCACCTGGCTGCTGGCGCTGCTGCTGACGCTGCCCGTGACGCTGGCCGTGCGGCTGGTGCGCAGGGGCCCCAAGAGCCTGTGCCTGCCCGCCTGGGGCCGCCGCGCCCACCGCGCCTACCTGACGCTGCTGTTCGGCACCAGCATCGTGGGCCCCGGCCTGGCCATCGGGCTGCTGTACGCCCGCCTGGCCCGCGCCTACTGGCGGTCGCAGCAGGCCTCCCTCGCCCAGACGCGGCGGCTGCCCGACCCGCGGGTGCTCCGCCTCATCCTGGGCGTCGTGCTGCTCTTCTGGGCCTGCTTCCTGCCCTTCTGGCTGTGGCAGCTGCTGGCCCAGTACCGCGAGGCCCCGCCGCTCACGCCCCGGGCCGCGCGCATCGTCAACTACCTGACCACCTGCCTCACCTACGGCAACAGCTGCCTAAACCCCTTCCTCTACACGCTGCTCACCAGGAACTACCGCGAGTACCTGCGCGGGCACCCGCGATGGCCGGCCGGCCGCGGCGGCGGCCCTGGGCACAAGGGCGTCCCCGGCGCCCGGCAGGGCCCAGCCCGCCTCCCGCGTGGCTCGGGGCGCTCGCTGTCCTCCTGCAGCCAGCAGGCCACTGAGACCCTCGTGCTGGCCCCGGCGGCCCCCGGGGAGCCTGCGCCCGAGGGTCCCGGGGTCTCCGTGTGAGCAGGGGCGGCGGCTGCAGGCCAGGCGGGGAGGGGCCCCTGCGCAGAGCCCCCTACTCCCGACCTCGGGCCTGCCTTGCTCGCTGCTCTTCCGAAGCTCCCTGTCTGCCTTCCCCGAGACGCCCGCCCGTCTCTGCGGGTCTCCAGGGTCTCAGGCCCAGCCCGGCCGTGGTGAGTCCACCTTCTGGTGGCCCCGTGGCGCCCCATGTGGCCCTGATGCTCGCATCTTCAGCGTTTCAACAATAAAGCCTGAGCAGCCGTCAGtcctgcctcagctcctgggATGGctcgtgggtgggtgggtggtggagGGCCGGAGCCTGGCCAGGCCCCAGGACAGCCCCGTGGGGGCTCTGTGGGTGGGCTGGGAGGACACACGTCTGCCTTTGGGGCCTTCGCCGGCTGGTCCTGCCGTCCCCGTTTGCGCACGCGGGAACTTCCCTCCTGGTTTGCCGGCATGGCAGCCAGGAGGGCGGGTGCCCTGAGGCCGCAGGCTGGGCTGAGgagtgggcaggtgggcgggaCAGCCCAGCAAGGTGCTGAAGCTTCAGGTACAGAAAGTGAGAGATCCAGGCCGCTGGCCCCGTCTGCCAGGGCCCTGCCAGCCACAACCCACGTGGGGCTCAGGTCTTCCAGGTCTCAGCTCGCAGCACCTTTGGGTGGTCTGTGCCCCACTCACCCTGGCTGCCGCCTGGACAGactgctgcccctgcccccagctcaccCCCCTAGCTCACATGGCTAGGCTTCGGGCAACGAGTAGCCGCCAGGCTGCCCTCCTACCCATGCCTGGCAGTACCACCTCCGGCCGGCCCTTGGGGGCCCCCTGTGagctctggggtgggggctgcctccctgccccctccagtGGGTTCTTGTCAGAGGCCGGGACCCCCAGAGCTAGAGCCGGCACCTGCAGTGTGGGCAGGGCTATTCCTGAGCAGGGTGTGGGCAGCTGTCCTGGGGCCTTTGGAAGAGGCATGTGCGTCTCTCCAGGGCGATGCCACTGCTGTGGACCTGGACAGCGGTGCCTGGTGACATCCTGAGGGAGTGGGTGCCACGGAGCCCTGCAATGGCTAATTTTGTCCTGAGGGTTTTATCTTAAAGAACGAAAGAAATTGCAATTTGCTGCTGAATTGACCTGGGGAGTGGGCAGCTCAGTGGGGTGTGGGGTgagcctggccccagcctgggcctgagCAGCCTCCTCCAGAGGGTCTGGGGTGCCACCCACACCCCGACACCCCCACCAAGGGCTTCACAGCCTCTCTGATGCCTGGGGGGATCTTCAGGGATTAGAAAGCCTTTTTCTCCCTCAACCAGAGCCTGATTCCTAAAGCTGTCATCTTTGTAGAAAAGCCAAGGAAAATTGAGATTAAAAATCTGACAGCCAGAGCTGGCCCCTTGCTTCACGGTTCCAGCCAGTCCCGTCCTTGCCtgacacttaggttggttccactGGTCCCGCCCTTGCCTGTCACTCGGGTTGGTTCCACTGGTCCCGCCCTTGCCTGACACTCAGGTCGCAGGTGGCAGCCCCGGGGAGACCCTGCCCCTCAGTCCCTGCACACACCGCCTGCTGCCTGCGGTGCCAACGTGGCTTTTGCGCTAAGCACCTGCATGTGGTGCG
Above is a genomic segment from Microcebus murinus isolate Inina unplaced genomic scaffold, M.murinus_Inina_mat1.0 scaf010_hap2_Mmur4.0, whole genome shotgun sequence containing:
- the UTS2R gene encoding urotensin-2 receptor; the encoded protein is MALSPASASGVPVLPATDSSVPEPPSAPNASLNGSWASPSEPSALEDLVATGAIGAVLSAMGVVGVVGNAYTLVLMCRSLRASASLYVYVVNLALADLLYLLSIPFVVATYVTKDWHFGDVGCRVLFSLDFLTMHASIFTLTVMSSERCAAVRRPLDAARRSQGCRKLLALGTWLLALLLTLPVTLAVRLVRRGPKSLCLPAWGRRAHRAYLTLLFGTSIVGPGLAIGLLYARLARAYWRSQQASLAQTRRLPDPRVLRLILGVVLLFWACFLPFWLWQLLAQYREAPPLTPRAARIVNYLTTCLTYGNSCLNPFLYTLLTRNYREYLRGHPRWPAGRGGGPGHKGVPGARQGPARLPRGSGRSLSSCSQQATETLVLAPAAPGEPAPEGPGVSV
- the LOC105878103 gene encoding testis-expressed protein 19, producing MCPPVSVRYGGEGMSYLHASWLYQLRHGDPLRLCFACFKAAFLDLKDSLEAEDWEDEDWDPELMEHTEAGAEQEGASGTGPSWEQGPGQPVPGVSQALGQGTLASGPQGTEEVSLDHHFVPTDLQPHDAVPLGLGPEDADWTQALPWRLGELPACSHWPSSSPSWQGFLRVDLPPGEPMVLELSTSRAVNPAETEAWLLGLQVVSIVGCYDAIYLRKMTPRWALRSPEQHWKVLLEPEEVWVVRLQDAPQEPDLHRWKLSILETSGHSAELVPADTALLMRGFTIVSYSPWNKRETEEGDSTAEPQSST